From the genome of Vespa velutina chromosome 25, iVesVel2.1, whole genome shotgun sequence:
aaCTATTCTATCTtacttgaaataataatttgttaacatTGTTACGAATATTTGTTAaacatgaaattaataaaaataacacttgccatttttatatgatagaaaatggaataaataGTTTTGAGACATTTATTAACATTGAACGATATTACTTACTTTACATGAATTCAAATTCGTCGAGGTACCACGTCACTTTCTTGATAATCGAGAGACGAAAGTGAACTTAGGTGGAAAGAGACGATGAATAGGGTTGTGTCAGTGATCCGCATGAccttgaaataaaaagaataaaatcatttacaattccaataaataaagaagatgaaggtGTTAAGAGAGTGATGTAATATCAGCGAAGAGATACAGATGTTTCAGTGGTTTTTGGACGAAAAGGGAGAGATGctcgtaaaaattaataaaaaaaaaaaaaaaaattatggtaataattgtaattacacgtatcctattaaaataaactttgataaattttgGTGAACAATTAACTTCTGATCTCTTATGATACAGCTATTCCGGAACaagataattacaattataagaattattctCTTGAGTAtttgttcgataaaataaaaaataaagcagGTATGGTATAAGCGACTCaccctatatattttttgcagGAACGTTCGAAcggatattttttatcattgaacgATCATTAATTATCACACTTATTAAAGTTCAAATGATAAGAATATAACGCTAATGTTTTAGTTaagtattaggttggaaattatgaaacgggcgtttttgtttagttatttattttcattcaacgcccgtttcatagtttccaacctaatactAACTCGTAATAATGAGTACTAGCTCTTTAATtgtagaaaaaagatttcgtaTTTTCGATCTATGTAATtagtattattcttttctggtcttttttttttttttcttttctttgaagaaTAATGATTATCTGAGACCtctaaatgaagaaaatattttcgaatgaataattttaaactgagagaaaaatgattgcaacaaataatagaagaatttaaacggaccatattaataacaattatattaataataataataataataataagtgagAAACTACATTCCGAATATGTAGATTgaatattactgttattataaaaaatatataaaataaaaatatgattatctATATTCATATCTATTCTGTTTTCACAAAAATTCCCAGAATTGAATTGATACGAATTAGTGTCCTGAATATATCATGGATttaacagaaaataatattaatctggGGCAAATGATTCACCCTgtacatttgtatttattaaaacaaacgaCGACTAATTCAGATAGATATTAACACTTAACAAACATTTCTTATTCACTTGTTAACATGCAAATGATACCGTTATGGCATTAAGTACTTAAGCTTTACTTCGATGAAGGGATCTATTGGTCTGTCAAGGTCGAGGGACAGAAGTGAACTGCGTGCGAATGAGGCGTTCCGAAGGGGTGGATCCGCAACGCGCATGCACCTGCAGGAGAAGGGTTGGAGTAATTTGCGATGTAAAAAAGGGATAAGAAAATGAGATGATAGGTGGGAAGTTATACATGTGTTTAATTGTATGATATCGTACACTGCAAAAGACGAACGCcataagaaaattgaaaacattTATGGGAAccttctattatttatttcaagcaAATTTCTTGGCATCGAatcgaattgaattatttattattcacttGAAGAGAgacgattagaaatattaatgaagatACGCTTGCGTGGGGTTGAAGATAATCAATGTTGGAGTACCTCAATAGTCGGCAATATGCTTTCGAAGGAGGATGATTATATTGACAACgagtattatatttacaatcgtCGATTTTTTCGTCTAATTGGATTATGGCATCGTCAGACCTCatctaagaatattatttatatttgtttcattaatatcatacTACTATTAGGATCATTCGAACAGGTAATAGTTATTGAATTGATTTCTGTACACTTCTGTTATagaatttttgaatataataaattgtacggagaatatattaaatattatgacgtattatttattaaatataaataatatttttttattgttaactTTAGGTTTATTATCTCTTCACGTctgtaagaaaattaatgattatcgCCAAATTACTGGAAACGACTTTGCCTACATTATGCTTCGGATTTTGCTATTGCAATTTAGTGTTGAATGATAGAATTGTTCGTTTCTacgagaaaacaaatttttcctcttattcttttttttttttttattctaaacgATATATGTTACCAtcgttgtaataataaatttaacataacTCTGTAATAATTTCagatgaagaaaattctttatcgtATCAAGTCCGATTGGGATGAACTAGCAAATAAACCAGAAATAATGATACTGAAGAAATATGCCGATATTAGTAGACTTTGTACAATAATAATCGCAAGTAAGTGTATAGACGATATGCAGAGTAAcagaatgtattataaaaatttattaattatatttcattatattctgTTTATCTTACAGTctgcttttatctttatattgtaCTTTTGATATTTCCATCATTGCTTAATCTATTTCGATACATTTTTGGTACTATAAGTGAAACGGAATTAATATTACCAATTCGTGCtgattattttagaaaaaatcaaatgctTTACTTCTTTACCCTtacaattgaatatataattatattaatcggGTGCACGGCAGGTATTGCTAATTATTCTATGTTTATAGCAGTTGTATTGCATGCTTGTGCACTTTTCTCCATCATCCAGTAAGTAAATCAATTacgacaaataaatattttcaaatattttcattattaggATATTTTCCggtttattatcaatttattttagataCAGGGTagaagaaagatttaaaaaaagaccatctaattcttattatacAAATGTTAGAAGTGaattattaaaggaaaatgAGAATGAATGGATTGTCAATCTCATAGAATTCTATAAAAGAGCGACCGAGTTTGTATCCCATTTTACGAATCTACAGGTTCATTATTTGTagatttaacaatttattaaatgttaataatatagaattttgtttttgatttttattaagatttgtcgctttattaaaatctttttacgaAGCTGTTCAAATAATCGCAGCATTATTGTCATTTACATTTATCCTTgtagattatttttacgtaagtcgaaaaatatataaatatacgtagatatttaaaagaaatttaatttatcaaaaatatatttcgtatacgagaattatcgtgaaatttcttttcagttatttcaggtattttcttttaaccttAACAAGATGGAAGGAATTGCAAAACTTCTCTACGTTATTTGTTCTCTGTttgtaatatacatttatacttACGTCGCTCAAAATTTAATGGATCACAATGCTAACGTATATCTAATATTGTAGGTATTGCTATTACGTTATGACTGGTCCAATAATTTCGTGTGGTTTCAATTTCAtcttgaatatatgtataatagatAACTCGTTGACTttgttacattatattatgaaaaggtgacagaataaatataattttttctcgaCAGAATCCGGTCCTTCGTCTGTACCTACAAAGATCACAAATTGAACAAAATCTCTAACTTTAACTTTTCATTGGGCGATTATGATAAATctgaattttttcattattgatcGAGACCGCACGATCTTaaggatcgataaaaaattattatcaataatccGGCCGATTAATTTTCCCGAATATGTAGATATCTTACGTATAtgcgatattaatttttacagtTGCCAATTTCcgttttattcgttatcaTTGAGAAATCAAAAATTGTTACTCTTCTTGACAATGTATAGCATGAGGCTTTGCGGTATATCCCTGATGGGCGCAATTTTTATATCCCATGAATTATTCGCAacggtaaaatattttctcaataattatataactaaGACATCGACTAAACACAGCATACTAAtcgaaatctttctttctaggtCATTAGTAAGTCATTTTCTTTCGCTATGGTATTGTATAATAtgcaatgaatttaataataacatatatgatataattgatGATCATAATGTATTGCAATCATACGAATACAGTAGAGTTATTTGtaatttgttgttgttatatgaataaatgccatttgtatattacaatataacatttttgcctaactatttaatatcttttatcattagCCAATCTCAGGAGGATGAtttcaatgtatattttttaatgattgtatatttttcaaatatattttttaatgattgaatattattcgaatatttacACGAGCTCATACGTGTAACAtgtaaatattcttaatacCATGGGATGTTTGTAAAATTTCGTACGTATATACcatggaaatatatattttttttttttttttttcaaataatctttaaaaCTCGAcattgtttgttttgtttgattTCATGTGTGATATATGTCAATGAAAGTAATCATCATTTGGTTCGATTATGTGTTTTCTACCAGGGATTTGTAGAGagaaacattaatttaattaaatgattaatgagAGAAACATTAATTCAATGATGATGCGATAGGAAAAGGAAACGTTGATCATAGAATGACATAGAAGTCGATTTGATAGATTAACAGATTATACAAGGAAatctggaaaaaaatattacattagaataaataattcacgTTACTTAACACGTTTAGAAACTTTGTGGAAGAATTGATTATAATCTTAGTTAATTGTTTAATAGGAATTGAAAGAATTCGAATTATTGAGACTCAttgatttttcgaataaatatttaaaaatttgttagagCCATTGTAATCTGcggaatatatatttctcatcgATTATCCAATATGCAGAGTATTTTAGTTGTacaaacaacaaaataatttttaattgtatagtTGGGATGTTTTATAACCTTGGCACTTAGAACAATTGTCATTCATgcagaatgaataattttgtctccaaaaaaagattttgataTATCCTTTGAAGTCtctgaaataatgataaataggCTCGATAAAGGATTTccaattttgatataataataaaaattcatgaatCATTTGAACATGTAAaatttttgactttttttttttttctttttttttttttcattaaaaatcgaatatcctttttaattctcaatatttcgagaaaaaatcCAATGACATAATCATATTGTGacgaatttctttcgaaaaaataattatacaataaattgCAATAAGTTATATAagtatcattataaattttaataagatcgttacaaaacgaaataattattttaaagtgcaaacgtaatttattttgttaaagaaatattactgAATTATTCCATAaatcttccttattttttatttttttcttctttcaaattaatttcattgaaatatcctatacatacaattttctatctttataaaaagttataaaagtaaaagttcgtaatcaaaatataattaaacgttTATTCAAGATCGATGCATTGAATGCATCAGCCAAtgcaatgattttaatatttctatttttcgaatgtaaataattcataCATCGGCGTTGcttaatatatactataactTTATATGACTCATTTGTTACTtgttcaaaattaattttgagtttatttataattcataatttgaAATCATTTCGAATTAATGACATATTCAAAtgcattagaaaataatactaaCAAAGATGATTTTAATGTTCTATCAGGCAAgttcgaaaagaaatcgtaaaacttatcaaacatttttacatttcaataatattttgatattaataatagttatatccAATGTCatcaagaaaattattatagatcaATGATTTAGTTTTTccattaacaattaataaatggcataatcgattgaaaaagttcactcatcatttattttcattatattacttttgtaatttaattgtattaattaataatatatattaattgaatgtaattgattttacattctcaTTGATTGGATTTGATTTTAAGTATGAACGAAAtataagattagaaaaaaatttctatcacAGTTGTATATAGGATGACGTTATTTAGagtataaatgaattaaaaattatcaatgatagagagataaaaattaatgaaaaaacaatataatgtaAAGATGAGATATGGTATACTTTAgattatacaaatttcaaatttattcgatcataACTCAGCGACTGatattatacgaaatattcTGATAATTGGAATATAAAGATGCATAAATCAATTACAGATAAATGACGgcataaattctatttaaaaatatttacttgctttataaagagataaaactTTATTTGGAGCGTGTCATAAATTTCAAGTCCATAGTTGccgatttaataatttgaaaaatgtggAAATATTGAATTAACTTCTGGTTTTATCAAatgcataataaaaatataataattaattgtactctattaatgaattagattttaataatcaattaatgattttatgttttacagaagaataaatattgacatactttatgaattttataattgagCCCATTAGATTTTCTAGATCATCTGTTATGAAACTTGTCaagtataaaagaatttccatcccattagataataatatcatttcaaCGATTTTGATTAGTCTAATATTTAACGAAGAATTTACTGTATTAAGAAATGAGATCCAGCTGACATAAGATTCGAGCAATTTgctcaaatatatatttatgaagaaaaatattagagtatctctaaattgttttaaattgGAAAATGATAAACGAGTTCATGGCTGATCTCAGGTACGAAACAATAAAGATATGGTAAGAGATTTGgttgaaaatgattaaatttatcagaATACTTACCGATTTATGTGATTCGTCtggttaaaataatttaatttccagcgaagaaaaatatcgaacgtgagtgaataaaaaaaggaaaatattcaatCAGATTCTTTTTTGCTAAGGCGGACGATACATCCGTCATGttcgagggaaaaaaataaactgcGGAAGAAGAAGGCGGTCCGAAAGGGCGGGTTCGCAACGCGCATGCTCCTACGGGAGAAGGGTTGAAGTACTTAACAATGCAAAGAAGGggtaagaaaatgaaatgattgtTAGGAAGAGAAACatatgttaaattttatagtaTCGAACggctaaaaaaagaaagccaTAAGAAATACGGAATCATTTTACGGGAATAtgctattttttatttcaaacaaatttcTCGGCCTTGAatcgaattgaattattaagtGTTCACTGGAAAAGggataattagaataataaatgatgataCGTTTGGGTAGGGTTGAAGACAATCGATGTTGGAGAGCAGCAACAGACGGCAATATGTTTTCGATGGAGGAAGATTATATCGACAATGAGTATTACAcgatgaatttaaaattttttcgtttaattggaTTAAACCAAAATACGTCATCCaagaatataattcatatttgttttattaatttcatactAGCTTTTGCATTATTCGAACAGGTAATCAtagttgaattaatttatgaaatttttgaatataatgaataaatcagAGAATGGATTCAAtacttttacatataattatataagtataaatattatttttcatttcttcttttagattcattttttcttcatctctgaaaaaaaaatagtattgaTCACCAAATTACTGGAAACGACCTTGCCTATATTATGCTACGGATCTTGTTATTGCAATTTATTGTTGAATGATAGAGTTGTCAGTTCTAcgtgaaaacaaatttttcctcttattctttttttttttcttttgctctaaATGACACATGTTCttgtcgttataataattaatttaaaataattctgtaATAATTtcagatgaagaaaattttttctcgtaTCAAGTCCGATTGGGATGACCTAGCAAACAAACCAGAAATAGTGATACTGAAGAAATATGCTGAAATTAGTAGACTTTGTACAATAGTAATATCAAGTGAGTGAATACGCCATATGCAGAGTGACAAAatggtttataaaaatttattaattaattttcatttgtgaTCTTTCCCTTACAGTCTCCATTTATCTTTACAttgtatttttgatatttcctTCATTGTTAAGTTTGTTTCGTTACGTCATTGGTTCTATAAGTGAAACTGAAATAATATTACCAGTTCGTATTGACTCTATCATGAACAACCGAATGCTTTATTACATCAGGCTTACAATccaatatgtaattatattaatcacgGGCACAATAGGGATTGCTAACTATTCCATGTTTATAGTAGTTATCCAGCATGCTTGTGCACTTCTTACCATCGTCCAGTAAGTAAATCAATTGCAACGATATATGCATACtgcataagaaaaattattttcactattACTGTTTTTTggagtttattatttatttattttagatggagagtaattgaaatatttttaaagaataaacaaaatttctattattcaaGTAATAAATGTGAATTAatcgatgaaagagaaaagataatctatatcataaaattctataataacGCGATCGAGTATGTACCTCATTTTATGAGACGtacatgtttattatttatagagtTTACAACTTGCcaaatactaatattatattatttttctttttaatatccttcaagatttattaatttatttaaatcgttttacgAATCAATTCATCTACTCGAAGAATTATTTGGATTTATATGTGTTatgttagattatttttacgtatgtattatatataatcatattatatatatataatcatatatatatatatatatatatatatatataaaattgaattttgtaattaaaaaactcttatcgataaaaaccGTGAAATTTGTTTCTAGTTCTTTCAGGTAATATCATTAACTCTTAATTTCACGGAAGGATTAATAaagatcttatatatttttggatctcttttaataatatatacttatatttatctggcacaaaatttaataaatcacaACGTCGACGTATTTACAATATTGTATGTGTTTCTATTTGGTCAAGGGTGATCCAATAATTTCATGCAATTTCCACCTCATattgaacatatatatgtagatatatataattaaataaatattacggaATACAAACGAAAGCTCAAAAAATTTGAGCTTTTTCATATTTGTGGAAATAGCACGAACTTAAGAACtaatgagaaattattttctattaaccaaatatataaataagtgttATATgagagattaattttttccagCTGTCAAAttccattttattcgttatcttTGAAGACGCAAAATTTGTTACTCTTTTTGATAATGAGAAGCATGAGGCCATGCAGTTTATCGGTGAAGGGTGCTATTGTTGTATCCAATGATCTGTTTGCTacggtaaaatatttttttattatatacaaacacgatataacaataaaacgcAATATGCtaatcgtaattttctttactaGGTAATGCGGAACTCATTTTCTTTCGCTATGGTATTATATAGCTTGCAATGattttgataatgaaaaatttaatatgatcGTTTGTGGTTATGGATAATGTCATTtaaatggattattattaattgtctt
Proteins encoded in this window:
- the LOC124957378 gene encoding uncharacterized protein LOC124957378, whose translation is MLSKEDDYIDNEYYIYNRRFFRLIGLWHRQTSSKNIIYICFINIILLLGSFEQVYYLFTSVRKLMIIAKLLETTLPTLCFGFCYCNLVLNDRIMKKILYRIKSDWDELANKPEIMILKKYADISRLCTIIIAICFYLYIVLLIFPSLLNLFRYIFGTISETELILPIRADYFRKNQMLYFFTLTIEYIIILIGCTAGIANYSMFIAVVLHACALFSIIQYRVEERFKKRPSNSYYTNVRSELLKENENEWIVNLIEFYKRATEFVALLKSFYEAVQIIAALLSFTFILVDYFYLFQVFSFNLNKMEGIAKLLYVICSLFVIYIYTYVAQNLMDHNANVYLIFCQFPFYSLSLRNQKLLLFLTMYSMRLCGISLMGAIFISHELFATVISKSFSFAMVLYNMQ
- the LOC124957214 gene encoding uncharacterized protein LOC124957214 — its product is MFSMEEDYIDNEYYTMNLKFFRLIGLNQNTSSKNIIHICFINFILAFALFEQIHFFFISEKKIVLITKLLETTLPILCYGSCYCNLLLNDRVMKKIFSRIKSDWDDLANKPEIVILKKYAEISRLCTIVISISIYLYIVFLIFPSLLSLFRYVIGSISETEIILPVRIDSIMNNRMLYYIRLTIQYVIILITGTIGIANYSMFIVVIQHACALLTIVQWRVIEIFLKNKQNFYYSSNKCELIDEREKIIYIIKFYNNAIEFINLFKSFYESIHLLEELFGFICVISFR